One window from the genome of Entelurus aequoreus isolate RoL-2023_Sb linkage group LG04, RoL_Eaeq_v1.1, whole genome shotgun sequence encodes:
- the LOC133649129 gene encoding uncharacterized protein K02A2.6-like — MASTQISHPEPFDFSNPSGWPRWIRRFERFRVVSGLTEKEEEYQVNSLLYAMGDAADDILAVLPLTDENKKKYDTVKEAFEQHCVGKHNVIFERAQFNMRFQQDGESAEAFITTVHKLAEHCNYRDLKEELIRDRIVVGINDRRLSEQLQMDSELTLVKTIQRVRQSETVKKQQTLMYNTAGEGDSNINLDAVQTRFQRLGKKPQHSNKGQRSDTQGEKECGRCGKGRRHAWKDCPAKDVECRKCRKIGHYAVACFRGKAVNTVTECQSDGDNDQEDYAFLGEVQTQTTRPWMENILLNGEAINFKIDTGADVTSIPESVFKPTRDGKLEKPLKKLFGPGRNPLNVKGCFQGKMLAKGLFTDQHVYVVAGLTQPLLGLPAIEAMQLVHRAEAVTATQPETDFKAAYPAVFHGLGELKEPYRIELKKGATPYALSTPRRVPLPLREKVREELDRMETMGVISKVTEPTAWCSGMVVVPKPKQDKLRICVDLTKLNKAVKRERHILPSVDQTLAMMSEAKVFTKLDARSGFWQIPLTPKSRPLTTFITPFGRYLFNHLPFGIKSAPEHFQRRMSQMLEDFEGVLCHADDVLVYGRDRQEHDQRLHSVLQKMQEEGLTLNEKCEFAKEHMIFVGHKVSAKGIEPDPNKTKAILQMPEPECAEDVRRLIGMANYLSKFLPQLATVTVPLKDLLREKNEWVWGEPQQTAFQKLKEGLSSPTALAKYSNAAETQVAADASAYGIGAVLTQKQADGSWQPVTFISRGLTDTEKRYAQIEKEALAATWACERLTSYVQGLHFTLLTDHKPLVPLLSTRGLDDLPPRVLRFRLRLLRYDYDIVHVPGKNLITADTLSRAPLQDKMSPGDLELEREVQVFVNAVVSSLPATDTRLEEIKRAQQADETCKTVSHYCLTEWPEKHTLRPDVAPYWKVRADLYLADDLLMKGERLVIPQALRREIMTKLHEGHQGISKCRSRAKESVWWPGITAHIREAVDQCETCQKYRIQYREPLMETTVPDRPWQKVHRGGRAQSYDI, encoded by the exons ATGGCATCTACACAAATATCACACCCAGAACCATTTGACTTCTCAAATCCGTCAGGATGGCCAAGATGGATCAGAAGGTTTGAGAGATTTCGTGTTGTATCTGGATTAACAGAGAAAGAAGAGGAGTATCAGGTGAATTCACTTCTCTATGCTATGGGAGATGCAGCAGATGATATTTTGGCAGTTTTACCGTTGACTGATGAAAACAAAAAGAAGTATGATACAGTTAAAGAAGCATTTGAGCAGCACTGTGTGGGAAAACACAATGTGATTTTTGAAAGGGCCCAGTTTAACATGAGGTTCCAACAAGATGGAGAGAGTGCAGAAGCATTCATCACCACTGTGCACAAGTTAGCAGAACATTGTAACTATAGAGATCTGAAGGAAGAGCTAATAAGAGACAGAATTGTGGTTGGAATAAATGACAGGAGGCTGTCAGAACAGCTACAGATGGACTCAGAATTGACCCTGGTGAAGACAATACAAAGAGTGAGACAAAGTGAAACTGTTAAGAAACAACAGACATTAATGTACAACACTGCTGGAGAAGGAGACTCCAACATAAATTTAGATGCTGTTCAGACAAGGTTTCAGCGCCTGGGGAAAAAGCCTCAACACTCAAACAAAGGCCAAAGGTCAGACACTCAAGGAGAAAAAGAGTGTGGCCGATGTGGAAAAGGACGCAGACATGCATGGAAAGACTGCCCAGCTAAAGATGTAGAATGTCGCAAGTGTCGCAAAATTGGACATTATGCAGTGGCCTGTTTCAGAGGGAAAGCAGTAAACACAGTCACAGAGTGCCAGTCAGACGGTGACAATGATCAGGAGGACTATGCTTTTCTAGGTGAGGTGCAAACACAGACTACAAGGCCTTGGATGGAAAATATACTACTCAACGGGGAAGCCATTAATTTTAAAATCGACACAGGAGCTGACGTGACATCCATACCGGAAAGTGTCTTTAAACCAACACGAGATGGCAAGTTGGAGAAACCACTTAAGAAACTGTTTGGACCGGGACGCAACCCCCTGAATGTAAAGGGCTGTTTCCAGGGGAAAATGCTGGCAAAAGGCCTCTTTACAGACCAACATGTTTATGTTGTGGCAGGACTGACACAACCACTTCTGGGACTACCAGCCATAGAGGCCATGCAACTGGTTCACAGAGCAGAGGCTGTCACAGCGACACAGCCTGAAACAGATTTCAAAGCAGCGTATCCAGCGGTGTTCCATGGGCTTGGTGAGCTGAAGGAGCCGTACCGCATAGAGCTGAAAAAAGGAGCGACACCTTATGCTCTCTCAACACCCAGACGGGTCCCACTGCCACTGAGAGAGAAAGTGCGTGAAGAACTGGATAGAATGGAAACTATGGGAGTCATATCAAAAGTGACAGAACCAACGGCTTGGTGCTCTGGAATGGTTGTGGTTCCAAAACCAAAGCAGGACAAACTCAGGATCTGTGTAGATCTCACAAAGCTAAACAAAGCAGTGAAAAGAGAACGCCATATTCTTCCTTCCGTCGACCAAACACTTGCGATGATGTCAGAGGCAAAGGTTTTCACAAAACTAGATGCTCGATCTGGATTTTGGCAAATCCCATTAACCCCAAAATCACGACCATTAACCACATTCATCACTCCTTTTGGGAGATATCTGTTCAACCACCTGCCCTTTGGGATCAAATCCGCTCCAGAACATTTTCAAAGAAGGAtgtcacaaatgttggaggatttTGAGGGCGTGCTGTGTCATGCAGATGATGTTCTTGTGTATGGCCGTGACAGACAGGAACATGACCAAAGACTGCACAGTGTGCTCCAGAAAATGCAGGAGGAAGGCCTCACTTTGAACGAGAAGTGTGAGTTTGCTAAGGAGCACATGATCTTTGTTGGTCACAAGGTTTCGGCAAAAGGCATCGAGCCCgacccaaacaaaacaaaagcgatTCTTCAGATGCCAGAGCCTGAATGCGCGGAGGATGTGCGCCGCCTAATAGGCATGGCAAATTACCTGTCCAAATTCTTGCCACAACTGGCTACTGTCACCGTGCCCCTGAAAGACCTACTGAGGGAGAAAAATGAGTGGGTCTGGGGGGAACCTCAACAGACTGCTTTTCAAAAGCTGAAAGAAGGACTGAGCTCACCGACAGCACTTGCTAAATATTCAAATGCAGCAGAGACTCAAGTAGCAGCAGATGCATCAGCATACGGAATAGGTGCTGTTCTCACGCAGAAACAGGCTGATGGCTCATGGCAACCAGTGACGTTTATTTCAAGAGGACTGACAGATACAGAGAAGCGCTATGCGCAGATTGAAAAGGAGGCGCTGGCAGCAACATGGGCGTGCGAAAGACTGACCTCCTACGTGCAGGGTCTACACTTCACACTCCTGACAGACCATAAGCCCCTGGTCCCACTGTTGAGCACCAGAGGTTTGGATGATCTGCCACCAAGGGTTCTGAGATTTCGTCTGCGACTCCTGAGGTATGATTATGACATTGTTCATGTCCCAGGGAAAAACCTCATCACTGCAGACACGCTGTCTAGAGCGCCGCTTCAGGACAAGATGTCACCTGGTGACTTGGAACTTGAAAGAGAGGTCCAGGTGTTTGTGAATGCTGTTGTGTCCTCACTCCCCGCTACAGACACACGATTGGAAGAAATTAAACGGGCACAACAAGCAgatgaaacatgcaaaacagtGTCACACTACTGTCTGACAGAATGGCCGGAAAAACACACGCTGAGGCCAGACGTTGCCCCCTACTGGAAGGTCAGAGCAGACCTGTATCTTGCAGATGACCTTCTCATGAAAGGCGAGAGACTGGTGATACCACAAGCACTCAGAAGGGAGATCATGACTAAACTTCACGAAGGTCATCAAGGAATCTCCAAATGTCGCTCTAGAGCCAAGGAATCGGTATGGTGGCCTGGAATCACTGCCCACATCAGAGAGGCAGTGGACCAGTGTGAAACGTGCCAAAAATATAGAATCCAGTACAGAGAGCCGCTGATGGAGACCACAGTACCAGATCGCCCATGGCAAAAG GTACATCGAGGTGGCAGAGCTCAGAGTTACGACATCTGA